One Arthrobacter sp. StoSoilB20 DNA segment encodes these proteins:
- a CDS encoding BNR-4 repeat-containing protein yields MVNDAPSPQDALLLNNNGAWCWFQDERALIDPANNTLLLGSVASPDGPGGARRGGNIEIAVLDLATGQSRVHVLHEQLEADDHNAPALLIRPDGRYVAMYAKHKTDNYSRWRVSVRPHDASEWEPEQQFDWTELAQGRGATYSNLHFLSMEGRVYNFVRAINDDPTMMVSEDNGSTWSYGGKLFTRPKIGYVNGYTRYAGNGADRIDLITTDHHPRDFNNSIYHGYLQNDALHDASGTVVSKPVIGSEGINQTALTTVFEAGTTLDGDVLTHGWTTDLRCQGKELAAIVTCRANDVNGPLQREQMLDVDDHRLLYARFDGARWKLHPLAVAGPGLLPHEQDYTGLGAVDPNDLNRVYISTPMDPRTGETTEHYEIYRGVTADSGASWTWEAITEGSAVDNLRPMVVPGDESVHAVCWFRGSMKSSQSYSTEIVALTSSPRG; encoded by the coding sequence ATGGTCAACGATGCCCCCTCCCCGCAGGACGCACTTCTCCTCAACAACAACGGCGCCTGGTGCTGGTTCCAGGATGAACGCGCACTGATAGACCCCGCCAACAACACCCTGTTGCTTGGTTCAGTGGCCTCGCCGGACGGCCCCGGGGGTGCGCGGAGGGGCGGAAACATCGAAATTGCGGTGCTCGACCTTGCTACCGGGCAAAGCCGGGTCCACGTGCTCCATGAACAGCTGGAGGCCGATGACCACAATGCCCCTGCGCTCCTGATCCGGCCGGATGGTCGCTATGTGGCGATGTATGCCAAACACAAAACGGACAACTACTCGCGCTGGCGGGTTTCGGTCCGGCCCCACGACGCCTCAGAGTGGGAGCCGGAGCAGCAGTTCGACTGGACAGAACTGGCGCAGGGCCGTGGTGCCACATATTCCAACCTGCATTTCCTGAGCATGGAGGGCAGGGTTTACAACTTTGTCCGCGCCATCAACGACGACCCCACCATGATGGTTTCCGAGGACAACGGCAGCACGTGGAGTTACGGCGGCAAGCTCTTCACACGGCCAAAGATCGGTTACGTCAACGGATACACCCGCTATGCCGGGAACGGTGCGGACAGGATCGACCTCATCACCACGGACCACCATCCGCGCGATTTCAACAACAGCATCTATCACGGCTATCTCCAGAACGACGCCCTTCACGACGCCTCGGGAACTGTGGTCAGCAAACCGGTGATCGGGTCCGAAGGCATCAACCAGACGGCATTGACCACCGTTTTCGAGGCCGGAACAACGCTCGACGGCGATGTCCTCACCCACGGTTGGACTACTGACCTGCGCTGCCAAGGCAAGGAACTGGCTGCAATCGTCACTTGCCGGGCCAACGACGTCAACGGGCCGCTGCAGCGGGAGCAAATGCTCGACGTCGACGACCACCGCCTGCTGTACGCCCGCTTTGACGGGGCGCGCTGGAAGCTGCACCCCCTCGCCGTCGCCGGTCCCGGCCTGCTGCCGCACGAGCAGGACTACACGGGTCTGGGTGCTGTGGATCCCAATGACCTGAACCGCGTCTACATCTCCACACCCATGGATCCGCGGACTGGCGAAACCACAGAGCACTATGAAATCTATCGGGGCGTCACGGCGGATTCAGGTGCCAGTTGGACATGGGAAGCCATCACTGAGGGATCCGCGGTGGACAATCTCCGCCCCATGGTGGTCCCGGGCGATGAGTCCGTACACGCCGTGTGCTGGTTCCGTGGGTCCATGAAGTCCTCCCAGAGTTACTCCACGGAGATCGTGGCGCTCACCTCATCGCCGAGGGGTTAG